The Magnolia sinica isolate HGM2019 chromosome 11, MsV1, whole genome shotgun sequence DNA window GCGGTCCGGTGTGAGCGTTGATCCAATCGTGGGATCCCTCTTTCTATATCATTCTCTTCTCCATCTGATCCAGGGACATCATTGTAGCTCCCTGGAAGGTTTTTGATTGTGATCTTGCCTCCTTTTGTAACCTCCTCTTTGCTCCACTTCCTTCTTCATTTTGCCAAGTGCATGGTGAATGATCTTCTATTGagtttgctggactttgagttggaTCATGTTTGTGGGATATTTGGAGGATCCATTGATGGTTCTAGATCTTCTTCTTGGGCTTAGGAGAACCATGATCGGGACCGTTGACTGTTTTTTGCTTGATTTCCAGCCATTAGATTTTGTTGAAAATTCCTGATTTGGACAAAGGATTGCTGGATTTTGTTTTATGATttagagtggggtgtgataagaaaggaaGCCCCACTCTCatgatctttttgtttttctttttggttttttgttgtttttttttgtgatgatttgGACCGTAGGATGGAtgatatgtggtccacttaaatattttgatggtgtggatcttgatGGTGGCCATCATTTGTGGACTGGAtcacattttcttcatgattttggcCATGCATGGACTTGATTTCTCAAGTAGGCCCTAGATCATGGATTGGGGATATGGGCCTTATCTAGACATATGGGCTATGGACCTAGAAATTGGGCTTGTGAGAAATGGACTTGGCCCTAAAAAATGGATTTGGCCTTTTGGGCCTTGGTAGATTTTTGTCATTTGGGCCTTGGATTTTGAACATCGGGCTTTGGGCCTTTAGATTTTGGGCTTTTAGACTCTTGGGCTGTGGGTTCATTGGGCCTTGGGCTTTGACTCGAGCCTTTAACTTTGACTTAGGCTTTGGGCTTTGACTTTGACTTGGGCCTTGGCCTTTGACTTGGGCCTTTGACTTTGACTTAGGCCTTTGACTTTGACTTGGGCCTTGGGCTTTGAACCTTGCAGTGAGAAGGATACTTACTTGTGAATCTTGTTTGTGCAGCATGCCTCGCTATGGTAGGAATGAGGCTGTCCTTCTCATCAGTCGGCCGATCCATGTTACGTACCCGAAAAGGGTCGACACCTGTCCGATGTGGCTCGAGAAGGTGGTGTTCCTGCGATCTTGAGGGGGCATGGAGTTAGGACTCATTGGCCAGATTGGTTTAAGGATCATCAACCTCTATTTCTTGATGTATTGGAGCGCACTCCCTTCGCTAGCCTGTTCCAGGTTCATCTGAGCAAGACGAACATATCCCTTTGGTCTGTATTGACGGAGCGGTGGTATGCAGAGACTCATACTTTCCATTTACCCTTTTGGGAATGGGGGATCACCCCATATGACATTTACATACAGTTGGATCTCAAGTATGATGGGGGATCCGTTCCATTTGAGGAGGATCTCCCGATACCTTCTGCTGATGATTGGATGAGCCTACTAGAGATGATGCCGGATCCTTCTGATTTTTCTGGCCATCGGTTCAAGCTACTCTGGCTGTCTGCAAATTTTGCCCCGGCGCATTCCTGAGACTGAGGCCACGACTGTTGTGAAGGCCCATGCCTTAATATTGTATACCATGGGAGCGATGATTTTTTGTCACATTAATGAGTTAGTGAGTTTCCGTCTTTTGTCTCTTGTTGCTGATATCACTTTCCCCACGCCGTACAATTAGAATGCGGCCCTCCTTGCCCATTTGTATGATGGGCTGGACAAAGCCAGTCGTTATATCAACAGGTCTTTGACTGGTTTCTATCCAGTTGTCAAGGTATGATCAAGCCCTTTCCTCTGTGTCTTCTTTTGGATGATTGGTTATGAATTCTTATTGCGGTTTCATGCAGGTTTGCTTTGTCGACCATTTCCCACACTTGGCACCCACTCTAATCGACCATTCACCTCCTTTTCTGCACATGATGTTGTGGTATAAGGATAACCGCAGCCATACGTGCATGTTTTCTGATCACGCGTGGAGGTCGAATGTTGATGCCCTTGTCCTCAACGATGTGAGTAGTTACCCTGCCTTGTGTTGTCTACTTCCTGCTCGCCTTTTGTCCCTAATCTCCTTGTTTTCTGCAGTTCCATACCAGGCCGTACCTTTGGTCGAATGCGGCGCTTACTCCTGTAGCTCAGGAGGCTTTTTAGGCTTCGTGACAACGCCGCATCTTGGAAGATCCTCGCGTAACGAAGTGGTATCTTGGAGAGAGGCTCTTCTGGTAGTTGATTGGCAATCCGTTCATTCCACTCAGTCCACTGTCCACTACAAGAAATACCACTTTTAGCGACTCGAGTATATGACCTGTTTcccgaaaacccgagtgttaacctcgAAATTCAGTGTAAACTTGAACctcttatcattaatcagagttaacagcaacgaagctagagtaaaccatgcaatGAATAAAAACATTCTaatcatttcaaaatttcaaatgaatctcccatacaggacttatacaatctcaaatacaaAGTTCATTTATATAAAAACAGGAATCGATCAACTAgtgatggagctcaatatgggccacaGGGACCCCCATCTAGCTCCttagctacccgatctgctctagcaacccagTGAACAGTATCAGCTCGCTCTACACTTGCATTAACTATAATGGTttaatagcgtcaatggctatcacagtgtggagcaccctctaagattgcacactcatcattcataatccaatatagatcgcaagtcatgaaaatggatatattaaacagggcactTCACAATCATGAAGATATACTCAAAACTAAGCCAATCAACAAAATCTTATCATAAGCAGAATATGATAGCAATCGCAATATAAAGGAATACACCCagaaaatcaaataatcaatcatacgaATTTCTATCGCActcaaaatcacattgtacgtgaactccgcaagatggctagaaaatcgataagtaaacttcagctccacccagaaatcatggtacaagtgaaatccgtaagttgaatagaaaatcaacctttaaacctctacttcacccgagaatcatatcgtacgtgaactccgcaagatggctagaaaattaataagcgaacttcagctctacccgtaaatcatggtacgactgaactccataagatgaagagacaatcaacatacaaaatttagaccactCGGAagtcatatcgtacgtgaacaccgcaagatgggtagaaaatcgataagcgaactttagctccacccgaaaatcatggtacgactgaacaccgcaagatggctagaaaactaacatacaaacatctacttcacccacaaatcatatcgtacatgaactccgcaagatggctaggaaatcgataagcgaactttagctccacccgaaaatcatggtacggcTGAATTCtgtaagatgaagagagaaccaATCATAGGAACTTTGGCGTCATTCAGAAAtcgtatgaactccgcaagatagatagaaaatcgataagcgaacttcaactccacccggaaatcataacgaactctgtataatgacccaaaaatcaacgAGATATACAGGTATAACTAACAAGTCATAGAATGGCGTCAACGTCTCATCAAAGCCACGAAGGGCAAATAAACAAaccaagccacgtagggcaaacATGCGGTCCGAGCCATGTAAGGCATATGTGCGATCCAAGTcacgtaagtcaaatatggaccacAAGATGGTGAGTTTACGACAGGtctcattcattacatcactcaatcaCAACGACAAACATACAGTTCATTAACAATGTACAACtcaagatagcatgttatcatcaatcaTCTATGCTTGCTGTAGTTAAAAAGATATATTCATTATCTAACATAGGAATAAGGTGtgcaacatattaacatattcacaTATCAAGTTAAACAGCTCAATCAAGTAACTCAGGAGATACAAAATGGAAGGGATTAAGGTAACACCTATGATTAGatcaatgaatttaagtgggaagctcaaagggtgagtcctcacctcgaTTTTGATTGGTATGGGTTTAATTCggatcaccttatactttgaatcgccaactgatgttgctaggaagcatatgcacccttagaattgaatcctatcATGGATTATGAAATTATACGTGAGATCAAGTCTCTACAAGGTATTTATGGTTAAGATTAAGATAACCTAGAGTTTGGATTACccctttttattattatgattattattattattattattattattattattattattatttttgggttttgatgtagaattaggatttttatccTGGGGTTTAGTCTtgaacttagattctaggattcgAACTCTACATGGTGCATTAGTTAAAATTAAATCTTAATAGTTACAAGAATACTCTTAgcgttagtgttataatttatattagttaATATGTTAGTAAGGatagttcataagttcatatttaagtATACCAACATTTTCTAATGCTCCTATAATGACTTATAATCTCTTAAACTATACAagtaataatactaataattttACCAACCATGATATAATAAGGACTAACCCCCAACAATCATATTAATAGAAATTATATTAATTCCATGAGGTAGGTGATTATATTATCTAATGATGATGATTGTAACTATCAATGATAAGGTTTAAAGGTGAAGAATAAAATACTTATAGTTAACAATTGTAATCTGTCTGTAATAGCTAATTATAGGTGATTCactaatggttaatcatgctTAATATTAATACCCTATCAATGATAATTATGGTAACATGGATaactataatcaaaataaattcAGTATGCAAGGAGGAGGTGGACTCACCTAGGTCGACttagttcgagtcgagttaactCGGCTCCACTTAACGGCTCACCTTcccctttctccttctttctcttctcctcacttaGAGAGGTCCAGCCAATGGGTCAGTAGCTGACttggtgagttgactcggtttgaaaccgagttgactcgatccCCCTCATTTCTCCTTCTtgcttcttcctctttctctcttttccaagGTCCTGCAAGCCATGGGCCATACAAGGCCTGATTGAAACTGTCCAGACACACTAGCCCTCAACCGTGACTCGGCGAGTCGACTGGGCTGGGCTAGGACAGCCGCAAaccccctctctctatctcttttcttttctcccttcctctctctttttcttcttctcttcctatctctttcttttctctcactctccctcttctCGGTCGTCTGCTACAGATCCGGCAGCAGCAATGGGCCCTATCTGACTCAGCCTAAACTCAGCCCGGTCTGAGTTGGTCAGTGCAGCAAtgcactctctccctctctgtacttcttctttctttcattttcttcctttctttttttcttttttcttcttttttttcttcttcttcttcttcttcttcttcttctttttatttttttttattttttttattgtactTCCTGCTGGAGTGTCCAGCAACGGTCTGGACAGACTAAATCTGGACCGGGTCCAAGCCCCAACTCGGAcccagactctctctctctctctctctctctctctctctctctctctctcctcctttcttctttcttctccttttcctttctcaAGAACGATCAGCGAGCAGTGGTGCGGCAATGGCGGGTGCGGCAACACTctctcacttttcttttctttctatttggttGGGCTGCCCTAACCGAACGAGAGCTTAAATAGGGCTCTTTTAATCCACTTCCTAATGTTCTCGGCCCTACTAATCCCGGATTAACTACGCCTAACGAAAGTTTAAACTCAAGCTTCTTATAACGATCGTTCCCCGAGCTTAGATCTGTCCAACCATCTTGCACGGCTATAAGACATCTACCCAGATGGGTTTCTGGCATAAAGATCCACCTAATGGATGTTCTAGATCAGGgaatggggcccactaaatggaaTTGGATTATTTCAGCCAACGAGGGAGATAATGGGTTGATCCATGGCGGTTTCTCGTTGGACGGCTTATTGCCCGATCTGAAACCTTTGGAAGGACCGGATTGGTCCCTATTAACGTTTCCTAGTGGTTGGTTCCAACAGCGGCGTCGGAGGGAAAAACGCAACAATACTTGAGGGTGCCCTATTACAGAGGGTTGGGATGGACTTTCAACGCACGGCTGAGATCCCAGGAGGAGCTTTCACGCCGATTGCCAGCGTGGAAAGCAGAAAAACGGATGTCCTATCCATTTTGGAAATATGTGTTTTTCTAGCCTAAATTATGTCTAAGATTGTGCACACACGAGTGAACTCCAACGGTTGGATCAACTTCATCCTGGTATTCCATGTCTACCAAAtgagatggacgggttggatcaaGAATATTcctgatcttggtgggccacaacgcTGCACAAACGGGCGTCCGTTTGAACGACTGGCGAGCGGGAAAGCTCCCTGTTGCTTTTCCATTTCTGTCGGGTCAAGCCCAATTGACTGGGTTTCCCGATTTCGGTACCTCGCGGGTGCATGTGTAACTTGTGCACATGCaatcatatgtggggcccacagtgttgTTCCTGcccaatccactccgttcatccattttttcaactaaTGATAAGGTCCAGCCCAAAGGATGAGGCAGACCttaaacttaggtgggccatatatgcCAGGTTTGTGCTTGATTAGTTGTTTGCGCGGCCCATGGTTACGTTAAGTGAAATCTGGCTCGTCCATTAGTTTCAACATTAGTATAAAATATTATATCATGAAATTCTAATtacattaatatataatatagtatgtattataaatatatacacaACTTATAATACATTTGTTGTATTACttcatattttatattaataattatttatcaattaacaaggcatttaaatttttaatataatgtatatatgtataatatttttacacacacacacacacatatatatagtataatacaataatatatagttaaaattataaaatataaatattatagttaatatacatcaattatatgataatgtgttggcatacaatttattttatatatggtttaaataatatacataatttgaataatttaagtaATATATGCATTATTactaataattataaaattactTTACATTATAGTATATATGTACGATTACAtcacatttaaaatgaattattatggtatcaacttaagataggccacccatctgactttgatgtggATCTATAACTCTAGATCTAACGATCACACCTACAATTAGATTTCcctaaatctcagttggacaaTGGATCTTGAATCTCGTAGTTGTCCCACCACCTCGACGGTTGGATTTTATGACTTATCAATGCAACCGTTTCGGCTTCCTTCCTCCATAATTCTTAATGTCCTAAAGACAGTATAAGTAGAGATGTAACCGTTGATCTTATGTTTAGAGGGTTGGATGGCCTGATCTAAGGTTGGGAATCCTTCTAATGGTCAAGTTTAGGTTAGATCGAAAGTGAATATCTAAATGAATTAGATTTGTGTTTGTACTAAACTTgattctcatggtaacacccgagtactaaaaataCGGGGTGTTATAGTCTAATTAGAGGTCGGTgctgaaaaggtcgagctatatgtccttgggggGAGGGGTTGGACTAcgtcaaataaaaattaataagcgaaatataaacaataagatagcctaATGAATTGCAAATAactaaaggaaataacaacctcaagaatctaatattgagaggttgatataaactttgttctaaggacaacctaacactaaaaaccaaaggtttatggcaagacaaccttactagaacatgggtgagtatcaaaaacctaaagtgaagaggatatgaaagaaatagaaactaatctattataacattcaccacacaatgctgaaatataaagattacaacattcacattcacaaatacatcccacaatcttaaatcacaaaagataaagaaaataaaccataaatccactaaacacaaagaattatagtggttcgcttgtgtgtacaccaactattaaacaacagccacacaactattccactcctaatatcctcacatagtggatattagcattcactatgaaaataggtttttcaaggttcacctaaaaccctcacaattatgtttatcaagtgggcttacacaattcaaaaactccacactcttgagttttctggatcacctcagacaaaccaaaataaagagatttttctggcattatctctatgaaaccaaaataaagaatttacaaagcTGTAAAATACCTAAAGATTCTCCTTTTGatatagcccggaagaaccaaatcggagtagaagttcaatgtagaagttcaatgtccacactcacttatgaaatggttctaggttctatattgattttaaattaaatcatcttgcgctaacttgatttgattttgcttccaagaaatgggaatacttcaattcctttttcaaataaaattggaatgcagaatacaaaattaaatacaaagaaagctaacactaccagaaaatagggcaaaggctatggataaaaaccgtagctaaaattcTATGGCTACAGTTAAAATCCATAGCACGACCATAACCATTGGtgtcgtagccataggtctaaaagctatggctacggatcaaATCCCTAGCCATAGAGATAAtggatacggattaaatccgtagccgttGCTTCTGTAGCGCTAAAGTAtttacagctacggattatatctgtagctaaaagttcaACAAGAACCGTAGCAATATGCTGAAATTAGCAACTACTACAGTTAATAGCCGTAGCCAATGAAACTATaggtatggattaaatccgtagcaatattgtcCGTAGTTTAAAATTATAtacagctacggattttatctgtagctaaaagtagaatgagaaccgtagCAAAAAGCTGAATTTAGCAAGAGCTACGGTTTTCAACAAagagctacggttaatagccgtagctaatgtttattgttaattaaaaatttaattagtaatggcagctcttaccattgtagtacaccctgataactcatataagctaatatagataaatacttcatggctaaatcattcattcattcaatcaagcacaatcattcattcattcaatcaaacacaataattcatttccattcacaaaagtacaatgccaacataatagttatatgtctatttaaagttctcattaacagcaagatccaatgccttctcgcagccaaatagcttctcaacaatcgcaagcgaaaactccatggatgtgcatctactggttatcaatttgcaatcaactaacaccctattcttagcttcgctttgatccaaaagcttactgcacatggatgATCATATACCTGTTTGATCTGAAGGAGAATTAATGTTATACGCTGCCAGTCGTTCTTTCAGCTCGAGcacctcatcatcttcctcttcactatcaACGGAAGTCAGCATTTTTTACTGAAAGATCCAAACCAAAAAGGCAATGAGAAGTCTACAAAAACAGGGAGATGCTTGGGAAATAAGAAGTTTCAGGATTTGCAAGCACACCTTTCTAGCAGGAGCCTTCTTCGGAGCTCCCCTACCTTTGGGTTTTACCCCCTCAGAAACATGTCCTAAATAGAGAAAAAGATAACATGCATTGAGATGAATGAAATCTTtaagatggaaaaaaaatggtAACTAACAATCCACCCATTTTGGGTTTCAATTTCTATGCTGCCGATTGGCGTGTACGTTCAAACACACTAATCGGGTTTCAATTTTTGTGTTGCCGATTGGCATGTACGTCCAAACACTGGCTTACTGACAAAGATGATTTTTTATTCATTAGAAAAGAATGATGCCTACCAGTTTTAGCTGTAGTACTAACTGATGCTATAGATTCAACAATAGTATCTGCTTCATTGGCTTTCTTGGTGTTGCTCTTTCTTGGATTCTTTCCAACTTGTCTAGAAGCCTAGCGAGAGGCTTGCCTGCCCTACTTTCCATCTGTCCTGTCACCTCCTCCACCTGGGCTTCTTCCTTCTCATGCTCCTGCATCGATTGAAAATCAGACAAGAAAGACCCAAAAAAAATGGAAAGTCAAGTCCTCAAAATTGGGATGAGACGAGACACACATCAAGTGCCGTAATGAAAGCATCATGATCTTTCATCCACAGAGACTTTGGAgtttccttcttcaattcctccacCTCCATTTCTTGCTTTCCCTTTTTAACCAACAGCTCTTGAACCTTTTCTAGTGTCAAGGTTTCAATCGGCATCAATAGTAGATACTCATAATCACTTGCTCTTGCAACTCTTCCCACCTCCAatgtctcttcattttcttctgtttCCATTACCTCATTGGTATCAACGCCTTTGGTTTTGGGGAATGGTGTGAAACCTTTCTCCTGCAACTCGAGGACCAGAtagcatatcaatgatcttactGAGACTGAAGATGGCCATCCCAAGACCTGCATTCGACAAGATCGTGACAAAATTTTccatgatttgaggcttcttaacaccccatctacagtaagaaagatgttagaagaaaatcagattcacatggaaagagcaacacatctaaaattcaaatctctatcagaaaaaaaaaaactataattccaaatacctacttccagttcatgaagaaagactaaagatcacatcgaaatccatcgctctccccgaggacctgaaattccaaactcccaacctcaaattcaagaaaaaagagcaaaagaacaaaGCTAAATTCAAATATCTCTCTGAAAATCTGCAAAACCCTTTACCAACCGTtctatacaacaacaactattcaactaaacccttcataccccaacaactgttccacacacttcaaaaatctgctaccattgttctgtacaacaacaacattaagatatatttaaacaacaactgtcagtttggaacaacaacttccattTTTCAATTGTTCCTTAGAGATGctaaaaaagattattttctgttgATCTGAAGAGACCAGTGAATAATTAGATATGATGCATCATGTGTTGATGAATCTGTAGCTCCACCATTTTGCAGTCTTGGATTAGCATGCACAGATGATGCCTGCAACCTTCTCAATTCCTTAGAAAGTTGGTGGGAGATGAGCTGGCCAGAATGGGCTTGAAGGACCTGTGAAATATTCATGTAAACTACAATATGCATAATAGTTCTCTATGACGCTATGTATaggtaataaaaaaagaaattttggaagTAAAAACCTTTAAAAGAGTAGAACTTGTCTCTAGATAAAGATTTATGACAGAGCTGGAATGTTGGAAAGGATTGGCAGATGCATCATTTGTTGCTGCAAAAGgtatttcttttaagaacttgaggcaatcctgggaaaaaagaaagaaagacatgtCCATGAGTGGACTCTaaacattttcatgttcaagaagctttaagagaaaaaaaaatgctgCATGTATTGAGGACAAGTTCATTCATACAGTAGCAATGAAATAACGCATGTGAATCACCTCGAAAAAAGTATCCTTGTATGTGcaaagaagttctggatcaagcttatgtttttgtttaaatagaccacaccacatgaaacagataaaatgaactactacagttgaaaatttcttggggggcacagaagttttagatcaagcttatatttttgttttccattcatccatgtctatatgatcttatgaataggttggatgacaaataaacatcactgtggggcctagcaaggttttgacggtggaaatcattatctccattgtttcctgtggtatgatccacttgatctttggatatgcttcaattttgggctcaaccccttaaattatatgaaaaaaatggatggacggagtggatagaccacatacattcaaggtgggcccaactgagtttagacaaataaacatcactgtggggtctagCAATTCGATTTCCTTAAAATGTCATGTCCACATTCAATTGGAAAAGTCAAACTGCATGTGCAAGATTTTTCAGAGGTGAACTTTGGGAACAAATTCATGATGgtgccaccagatgaatggttaggGTCATAGAAATGTGGAGGCCAATAGCACCATTGCTAGTAAAACCAAAAACACCTTTTTGTTTGGCCAAACATCATCTTTAGTTTCTCACTAAGGACCCAACAATTCTCAAagtctatccttgtaaattcatcAGAAATTGGGTCAAGTAAACagaattgatgtattttttaaatagttaagatttatccttcaaacttcatcaggtTTGAGAAATCAAGTTCTGTTTTCAACTGTTCTCATCCAAGGAAAACATCAAGATTCATGCATTCCATGTGAAAGCTGACCCCAAATGGCTGGGACAAGGCTACTACTATGATGACAACATCAATGAGCCTTCATAGTGTATCCTTCTCTTTTGATCGATAAGCTAAAGCAGAAAGATTTCAATGCAATATCACAATGTGGCAGAGTCAAATCTATTTATCTGCTACTACTGGGGCCAACTAAGAGTCTGGACCAAGACAGTGACAAGAAAGGAATGCTAATAACAATTCATCTATGACTAGAAGACACTTGTTTTTTGTCCAATAATGACAAAATTTCAATGTtaggaaatgaatgaatgaccagCCAAGTTTTCAAAATAAATCAAAGTTAGATTAGGCTGCATTTGGGCTAAAATACCCAAGAAAAATTTATCAACAGATAGCTAATCCCATGATATACCACATAAGAAAAGCGTTTATTATTTCAAATGCCACCCACTCTTTATTGGCAACATTGGACTGGACTGGACTGTCCcacatgattttttttcttgGGGATTTCAGTCCAAAAGTAGTTGAAACCTCTAGCTCTATAATTCAAGAAACGAGAGAATGGAGACTTACTACAATACATCGACAACATGACCACGGTCCATTAAGAACTCCCGTAGCTGCAACAAAGCATCAAGACGATCAGACAATGTTATGAATTATATTAGTCTTTGTTGCTCGTAGCTGTCACCTTTATCATTACCATCGCATTCTCCTCTGCCTCTTGCTGAAGTTTCTTTGACTCTTGGACCACCCTAATTTCCATGATGAGTTCTTGTTTAGTAAAAGCCTTCTGTGCAGATTCCTCCTTTTCACGCTTCTCCTGTTCAGCTGCTGCCCTTTCTGCCTTCGTAGCAGCCAGTCGGGCTTGGAGATATTGGCACATCTGGTATAAAATGCATGCTAAGGTTAGAGAAGAGGTGAGGTCTTAAAATCTTAATATCTTTCTATCAAAACAGTGGGTGGCATTTGAAACAATTGATACTATCAAACATAATAATTgcttaaattaaatatattatttaaaacataATATCTTTCTATCAAAACAGTGGGTGGCATTTGAAATGCCAAGTGCATTCGCACTTTTGCC harbors:
- the LOC131218397 gene encoding uncharacterized protein LOC131218397; translation: MWCGLFKQKHKLDPELLCTYKDTFFEDCLKFLKEIPFAATNDASANPFQHSSSVINLYLETSSTLLKVLQAHSGQLISHQLSKELRRLQASSVHANPRLQNGGATDSSTHDASYLIIHWSLQINRK